In the genome of Bradyrhizobium sp. CIAT3101, one region contains:
- a CDS encoding (2Fe-2S)-binding protein produces MSTVKLTVNGKAVAVDVEDRTLLVHLLRDHLNLTGTHVGCDTSQCGACVVHMDGKAVKSCTMLAGQADGANVTTIEGIAKGDELHPMQAAFRDNHGLQCGYCTPGMIMSAIDIVQRHGGQLDEATVRHELEGNICRCTGYHNIVKAVLDAAGRMKVSQAAE; encoded by the coding sequence GTGTCTACAGTCAAACTGACGGTGAACGGCAAGGCCGTTGCTGTCGACGTCGAGGACCGCACGCTGCTGGTCCATCTCTTGCGCGACCATCTCAACCTCACCGGAACCCATGTCGGCTGCGACACCAGCCAGTGCGGCGCCTGCGTCGTCCATATGGACGGCAAGGCGGTGAAGTCCTGCACCATGCTGGCCGGCCAGGCTGATGGCGCCAACGTCACCACCATCGAAGGCATCGCCAAGGGCGACGAGCTGCACCCGATGCAGGCTGCCTTCCGCGACAATCACGGCCTGCAGTGCGGCTATTGCACGCCGGGCATGATCATGTCGGCGATCGACATCGTGCAACGCCATGGTGGCCAGCTCGACGAAGCCACCGTGCGCCACGAGCTCGAAGGCAATATCTGCCGCTGCACCGGTTACCACAACATCGTCAAAGCCGTGCTGGATGCAGCCGGACGCATGAAGGTCTCGCAGGCGGCCGAGTAA
- the otsB gene encoding trehalose-phosphatase, giving the protein MKSELAELDQRRPMLEDEAPDAVPVPHALVPHLNETAILLDIDGTLLDLMPTPREVWVPPGLSETLNRLTERTSGALAMVSGRSLNDIDLIFAPDVFRAVAGHGAEMRLSVDNEADDVHAPPMDKELKRRLAAIAKLSPGILLEDKGYSLALHYRLAPHAEKAIYEAVSLIRADLPNAPIEVLPGKFVCEIKHSGFTKATGVRELMKHEPFKGRRPIFIGDDVTDETVFAIMPDMNGLSFSVGRRAIGVNGHFDAPNDVRAFLARLLDDTRLE; this is encoded by the coding sequence ATGAAATCAGAACTTGCTGAACTGGATCAGAGGCGTCCCATGCTGGAAGATGAAGCACCCGACGCCGTGCCCGTGCCCCATGCGCTCGTCCCGCATCTCAACGAGACTGCGATCCTGCTCGACATCGACGGCACGCTGCTTGATTTGATGCCGACGCCGCGCGAGGTGTGGGTGCCGCCCGGCTTGTCGGAGACTCTTAATCGCCTGACCGAGCGCACATCCGGCGCGCTGGCCATGGTCAGCGGCCGTTCGCTCAACGACATTGACCTGATTTTCGCGCCGGATGTGTTCCGCGCCGTCGCCGGACACGGCGCGGAGATGCGCCTGTCGGTGGACAATGAAGCCGACGACGTGCACGCGCCGCCGATGGACAAGGAGCTGAAGCGGCGGCTGGCTGCGATCGCAAAGCTCAGCCCCGGCATTCTGCTCGAGGACAAGGGCTATTCGCTGGCGCTGCATTACCGCCTTGCGCCGCATGCCGAGAAGGCGATCTACGAAGCTGTCTCGCTGATCCGAGCCGATCTGCCGAATGCGCCGATCGAGGTGCTGCCCGGCAAGTTCGTTTGCGAGATCAAGCATTCCGGTTTCACCAAGGCGACCGGCGTACGCGAGCTGATGAAGCACGAGCCATTCAAAGGACGCCGTCCGATCTTCATCGGCGACGACGTCACCGATGAAACCGTGTTCGCGATCATGCCCGACATGAACGGGCTCTCCTTCTCGGTCGGCCGCCGCGCCATCGGCGTCAACGGTCACTTCGATGCGCCGAACGATGTGCGTGCGTTCCTCGCGCGCCTGCTCGACGATACAAGGTTGGAATAA
- a CDS encoding HAMP domain-containing methyl-accepting chemotaxis protein, with translation MSAKSKPSSSKLFTLRFRAKIILGFVAVLAILAVSMAFAYFGFERIAGAVASYRTSVAEADLARTIDRELISYQGLTRAYTLTGAADDETAAKAAEENLKAAIAKSMSATTGAARREEVGKLEAEFQRFAKVFGEIITLTRENNKIATDELNSVGNKIRFKFDDLADTAALAGLASVQTTAKDITSQYLAVSTSVSAFVAKPEPKTADGVVARIKFLETLLVSIYANDQKITDRVTEIGGLLKQYRTSFAKLSDNVKIIVKSNGEMTKTAASILKLSGELRSDLSADQQRIEASANVTIGETERLMLMLALGGLAIGAVLALMLGNGISRPMIAMCKAMRELASGNFDVVLPGLGRKDEIGEMAGAVEEFKVQAVAKAERDAAASEAQNREQAASRRGELIRFADDFESAVGAIVSNVSASAVQLESSASTLTRTAETTQALSSQVAGVSEQASSNMQSVATATEELSASVEEIGRQVRDSSRIAEAAVVQAKETDGRIGKLSHAAQQIGEVVKLITAIAEQTNLLALNATIEAARAGEAGRGFAVVASEVKSLASQTAKATDEISSHITGMQGATAESVAAIKEIGATIGQISSISTSIASAVEQQGAATQEIARSVQTVAQGTQTAATDIGQVNRGAAETGSASEEVLNSAKTLSSESTRLRAELDRFMANIRAA, from the coding sequence ATGTCTGCGAAGTCGAAGCCGAGCTCATCGAAGCTCTTCACCTTGCGTTTTCGTGCAAAAATCATCCTCGGCTTCGTGGCGGTGCTGGCCATCCTCGCCGTCAGCATGGCATTTGCCTATTTCGGCTTCGAGCGAATCGCGGGTGCCGTCGCGTCCTACCGGACCAGCGTGGCGGAAGCAGACCTGGCGCGCACCATCGATCGCGAATTGATCAGCTATCAGGGGCTGACCCGGGCCTACACGCTGACCGGCGCGGCGGACGACGAGACCGCGGCCAAGGCGGCCGAGGAGAATCTGAAGGCGGCGATTGCCAAGTCGATGTCGGCCACGACGGGGGCGGCGCGACGCGAGGAGGTCGGCAAGCTCGAGGCCGAGTTCCAGCGCTTCGCAAAGGTGTTCGGCGAGATCATCACGCTGACGCGCGAGAACAACAAGATCGCGACCGATGAGCTGAACAGCGTCGGCAACAAGATCCGCTTCAAATTCGACGACCTCGCCGACACCGCGGCGCTCGCCGGTCTCGCCTCGGTCCAGACCACGGCCAAGGACATCACCTCGCAATATCTCGCGGTCTCCACCTCGGTCAGCGCCTTCGTCGCCAAGCCTGAGCCGAAGACCGCTGACGGCGTCGTCGCCCGCATCAAGTTCCTGGAGACGCTGCTGGTCTCGATCTACGCCAACGACCAGAAGATCACCGACCGCGTCACCGAGATCGGTGGTCTGCTGAAGCAGTACCGCACGTCGTTTGCGAAGCTTTCCGACAACGTGAAGATCATCGTCAAGTCGAACGGCGAGATGACCAAGACGGCCGCGTCCATTCTGAAGCTCTCGGGCGAGTTGCGGTCTGACCTGTCGGCCGATCAGCAGCGCATCGAGGCGAGCGCCAATGTGACGATCGGGGAAACCGAGCGGTTGATGCTGATGCTGGCGCTGGGTGGCCTCGCCATCGGTGCCGTGCTGGCCCTGATGCTCGGCAATGGCATCTCGCGGCCGATGATCGCGATGTGCAAGGCGATGCGCGAACTGGCCTCGGGCAATTTCGATGTCGTCCTGCCGGGCCTGGGCCGCAAGGACGAGATCGGCGAGATGGCCGGCGCGGTCGAGGAGTTCAAGGTTCAGGCGGTCGCCAAGGCCGAGCGCGATGCCGCCGCCAGCGAAGCCCAGAACAGGGAGCAGGCCGCAAGCCGCCGCGGCGAGCTGATCCGCTTTGCCGATGATTTCGAGAGCGCCGTCGGCGCCATCGTGTCCAACGTCTCGGCTTCGGCCGTGCAGCTCGAATCCTCGGCCTCCACGCTGACCCGCACCGCCGAGACCACCCAAGCGCTGTCGAGCCAGGTCGCCGGTGTGTCCGAGCAGGCGTCGAGCAATATGCAGTCGGTCGCAACCGCGACGGAAGAGCTCTCGGCTTCGGTCGAGGAGATCGGCCGCCAGGTCCGCGACTCCAGCCGGATCGCCGAGGCCGCCGTGGTTCAGGCCAAGGAGACCGACGGCCGCATCGGAAAACTCTCCCATGCCGCCCAGCAGATCGGCGAGGTGGTCAAGCTGATCACGGCGATTGCCGAGCAGACCAATCTTCTGGCACTCAACGCCACCATCGAGGCGGCCCGCGCCGGCGAGGCCGGCCGCGGCTTCGCCGTGGTCGCGAGCGAGGTGAAGTCGCTGGCCAGCCAGACGGCGAAAGCCACCGACGAGATATCCTCGCACATCACGGGCATGCAGGGCGCCACCGCTGAGTCGGTCGCCGCGATCAAGGAGATCGGCGCGACCATCGGCCAGATCTCGTCGATCTCGACGTCGATTGCGAGTGCCGTCGAGCAGCAGGGCGCCGCGACCCAGGAGATCGCGCGCAGCGTCCAGACCGTCGCGCAGGGCACCCAGACCGCCGCGACCGACATCGGTCAGGTCAATCGCGGCGCGGCTGAGACCGGCTCGGCCTCGGAAGAGGTGCTGAACTCGGCGAAGACGCTGTCGTCCGAGAGCACCCGCCTCCGCGCCGAGCTCGATCGGTTCATGGCGAACATCCGGGCGGCGTAG
- a CDS encoding MFS transporter has translation MELQQSRALNDGPAVSTAAATDRIVETSIPARLDALPWSGFHTRVVLALGITWILDGLEVTLAGALSGALKQSPTLHFSNLDLGVANSAYLAGAVLGALGFGWLTDRIGRKKLFFITLALYLSATAATALSWSIASYALFRFLTGAGIGGEYTAINSTIQELVPARYRGWTDLVINGSFWIGAAMGAVAAIVLLDPAVIGPDLGWRLAYLIGATLGLVVLLMRMWIPESPRWLMIHGRPDQAHAIVDDIERSVIGHDQDASDRGFAKMRLKMRDHTPISEVVHTLFVTYRQRSLVGLVLMVAQAFFYNAIFFTFALVLTDFYGISADHVGWYLLPFAAGNFLGPLLLGRLFDTLGRRAMIMFTYGISGLLLAVSGYLFSIGALSAQGQTIAWMVIFFFASPAASAAYLTVSETFPLEVRALAIAVFYAVGTGIGGVAGPALFGALIDTGSRNSVFAGYLLGAVLMIVAAIVAWRYAVSAERKSLEQIARPLASME, from the coding sequence ATGGAATTGCAGCAGAGCCGAGCGCTGAACGATGGACCTGCAGTCTCGACGGCGGCCGCGACCGATCGCATCGTCGAGACCAGCATTCCCGCGCGGCTCGATGCGCTGCCCTGGAGCGGCTTCCACACCCGCGTGGTGCTGGCGCTTGGCATCACCTGGATCCTCGACGGGCTTGAGGTGACGTTGGCCGGCGCGCTCTCAGGTGCGCTGAAGCAGAGCCCGACACTGCACTTCTCGAACCTCGATCTTGGTGTTGCCAACTCGGCCTACCTCGCCGGCGCCGTGCTCGGCGCGCTCGGCTTCGGTTGGCTGACCGATCGCATCGGCCGCAAAAAGCTGTTCTTCATCACGCTCGCGCTCTATCTCTCCGCGACGGCTGCGACCGCGCTGTCGTGGAGTATTGCAAGCTATGCGCTGTTCCGCTTTTTGACCGGCGCCGGCATCGGCGGCGAATACACGGCGATCAACTCGACCATTCAGGAACTGGTGCCGGCGCGCTATCGCGGCTGGACTGATCTCGTCATCAACGGCAGTTTCTGGATCGGTGCGGCGATGGGCGCGGTCGCCGCGATCGTCCTGCTTGACCCCGCGGTGATCGGTCCAGATCTCGGCTGGCGCCTTGCCTATCTCATCGGCGCGACTCTCGGTCTCGTCGTGCTGTTGATGCGGATGTGGATTCCGGAAAGCCCGCGCTGGCTGATGATCCACGGTCGCCCCGATCAGGCGCACGCGATCGTCGACGACATCGAGCGTTCGGTGATCGGGCATGATCAAGATGCGAGCGATCGAGGCTTCGCCAAGATGCGGCTGAAGATGCGCGATCACACCCCGATCAGCGAAGTCGTGCACACGCTGTTTGTCACCTATCGCCAGCGTTCGCTGGTCGGCCTGGTGCTGATGGTCGCGCAGGCCTTTTTCTACAATGCGATCTTCTTCACCTTCGCGCTGGTGCTGACCGATTTCTACGGCATCAGCGCCGATCACGTCGGCTGGTACCTGCTGCCGTTCGCGGCCGGCAACTTCCTCGGCCCGCTGCTGCTCGGCCGCCTGTTCGACACGCTCGGCCGCCGCGCGATGATCATGTTCACCTATGGTATCTCCGGCCTGCTGCTGGCGGTGTCAGGTTATCTGTTCTCGATCGGCGCGCTCAGCGCGCAGGGGCAGACCATCGCCTGGATGGTGATCTTCTTCTTTGCCTCGCCGGCGGCGAGCGCCGCCTATCTGACTGTGAGCGAAACGTTCCCGCTCGAAGTTCGCGCGCTGGCGATTGCTGTGTTTTATGCGGTGGGCACCGGTATTGGCGGGGTCGCTGGCCCCGCGCTGTTCGGCGCGCTGATCGATACGGGATCACGCAACAGCGTGTTCGCCGGCTATCTGCTGGGGGCTGTCTTGATGATCGTGGCTGCGATCGTGGCGTGGCGCTACGCCGTCTCCGCGGAGCGCAAATCGCTCGAACAAATCGCGCGGCCGCTGGCTTCTATGGAGTAG
- a CDS encoding xanthine dehydrogenase family protein molybdopterin-binding subunit produces the protein MGVEGIGARVVRKEDKRFITGKGRYVDDIKLLGMTHAHFIRSPHAHAKVKKIDSSAALKMPGVVAVLTGQQLVDDKVGNLICGWAITSKDGSPMKMGAWPAMAPETVRFVGQAVAVVIADSKNLARDAAEAVVVDYEELPAVADVHAAIKAGAPQLHPEAPGNQVYDWVIGDEGATDAAFAKAANVVKMDLTNNRLAPNPMEPRSAIADYDTAEEHFTLYTTSQNPHVARLVLSAFYNIAPEHKLRVIAPDVGGGFGSKIYIYPEEMVALWASKRTGRPVKWTSDRTEAFLTDAHGRDHVTHAEMAFDASNKIIGLKVKTYANFGAYMSLFSSAVPTYLYATLLSGQYNIPQIHAEVIGVYTNTTPVDAYRGAGRPEASYLIERMMETAARQLKVDPAQLRRSNFITQFPHQTPVIMAYDVGDFNASLDAAMKAIDYAGFAARKAQAKSQGKLRGIGLSCYIEACGIAPSKAVGSLGAGVGLWESAEVRVNPVGTIEVLTGSHSHGQGHETAFAQLISERLGVPISQVSIVHGDTDKVQFGMGTYGSRSAAVGLTAILKAVEKVESKAKKIAAHALEASEADIVIENGEFKVTGTDKAIALPMVALAAYTAHNLPDGMEPGLKESAFYDPSNFTFPAGAYICELEVDPGTGKTSFVNFVAADDFGRLINPMIVEGQVHGGLVQGIGQALLEHAIYDGNGQPVTASFMDYAMPRADDVPSFNLSHTTTLCPGNPLGIKGCGEAGAIGASAAVINAITDAIGKNNLEMPATPDRVWRTIHAT, from the coding sequence ATGGGTGTTGAAGGCATCGGCGCGCGCGTCGTGCGCAAGGAAGACAAGCGTTTCATTACCGGCAAGGGCCGGTACGTTGACGACATCAAATTGCTGGGCATGACCCATGCCCATTTCATCCGCAGCCCGCACGCGCACGCCAAGGTGAAGAAGATCGACTCTTCCGCCGCGCTGAAGATGCCGGGCGTGGTCGCGGTGCTCACCGGACAACAGCTGGTCGACGACAAGGTCGGCAACCTCATCTGCGGCTGGGCCATCACCTCCAAGGACGGCAGCCCGATGAAGATGGGCGCATGGCCGGCGATGGCGCCGGAGACCGTGCGTTTCGTCGGCCAGGCCGTCGCGGTCGTGATCGCCGACAGCAAGAACCTCGCGCGCGACGCAGCGGAAGCCGTCGTCGTCGATTACGAGGAACTTCCCGCGGTCGCCGACGTCCATGCCGCCATCAAGGCCGGCGCGCCGCAGCTCCATCCCGAGGCCCCCGGCAACCAGGTCTATGACTGGGTGATCGGCGACGAGGGTGCGACGGATGCCGCCTTCGCCAAGGCCGCCAATGTGGTGAAGATGGACCTCACCAACAACCGCCTGGCGCCAAACCCGATGGAGCCGCGATCGGCGATCGCCGACTACGACACGGCGGAGGAGCATTTCACCCTCTACACGACGTCCCAGAACCCGCACGTGGCCCGCCTCGTGCTGTCGGCGTTCTACAACATCGCGCCCGAGCACAAGCTGCGCGTGATTGCCCCCGACGTCGGCGGCGGCTTCGGCTCGAAGATCTACATCTATCCGGAAGAGATGGTGGCGCTCTGGGCTTCCAAGCGGACCGGCCGCCCCGTGAAGTGGACCAGTGACCGCACCGAGGCCTTCCTCACCGACGCACATGGCCGCGACCACGTCACCCATGCCGAGATGGCATTCGACGCCAGCAACAAGATCATCGGCCTGAAGGTGAAGACCTACGCGAATTTCGGCGCCTACATGTCGCTGTTCTCTTCGGCGGTGCCGACCTATCTCTACGCGACGCTGCTGTCGGGCCAGTACAACATCCCGCAGATCCATGCCGAGGTGATCGGTGTCTACACGAACACCACGCCGGTCGACGCCTATCGCGGCGCGGGCCGTCCAGAGGCGAGCTACCTGATCGAACGAATGATGGAGACCGCCGCGCGGCAATTGAAGGTCGACCCGGCCCAGCTGCGCCGGAGCAACTTCATCACCCAGTTCCCGCACCAGACGCCCGTCATCATGGCCTATGACGTCGGCGACTTTAACGCTTCGCTCGACGCGGCGATGAAGGCGATCGACTATGCCGGCTTCGCGGCCCGCAAGGCGCAGGCGAAATCGCAAGGCAAGCTGCGCGGCATCGGCTTGTCCTGCTACATCGAAGCCTGCGGCATCGCACCGTCGAAGGCGGTCGGTAGCCTGGGCGCCGGCGTCGGCCTTTGGGAATCGGCCGAAGTGCGCGTCAACCCGGTCGGCACCATCGAGGTATTGACCGGCTCGCACAGCCACGGCCAGGGCCATGAGACGGCGTTTGCTCAGCTCATTTCGGAACGCTTAGGGGTTCCGATCAGCCAGGTTTCGATCGTCCATGGCGATACCGACAAGGTGCAGTTCGGCATGGGCACCTACGGCTCGCGTTCCGCGGCCGTCGGTCTTACCGCCATCCTCAAGGCGGTTGAGAAGGTCGAGTCCAAGGCCAAGAAGATCGCTGCGCACGCGCTCGAAGCCTCGGAGGCCGACATCGTCATCGAGAACGGCGAGTTCAAGGTGACGGGTACCGACAAGGCGATTGCGCTGCCGATGGTCGCGCTCGCGGCCTACACCGCACACAATCTGCCTGACGGGATGGAGCCGGGCCTGAAGGAAAGCGCCTTCTACGACCCCTCCAACTTCACCTTCCCGGCCGGCGCCTATATCTGCGAGCTCGAGGTCGATCCCGGCACCGGCAAGACCTCCTTCGTCAATTTCGTCGCGGCCGACGATTTCGGCCGGCTGATCAACCCGATGATCGTCGAGGGCCAGGTCCATGGCGGCCTGGTTCAGGGCATCGGACAGGCGCTGCTCGAGCACGCCATCTACGACGGCAACGGCCAGCCGGTGACGGCCTCGTTCATGGACTACGCCATGCCGCGCGCCGACGATGTGCCTTCGTTCAATCTCTCCCACACCACGACGCTGTGCCCGGGCAATCCCTTGGGCATCAAGGGTTGCGGTGAGGCCGGCGCAATCGGCGCCTCCGCGGCCGTGATCAATGCGATCACGGATGCGATCGGCAAGAACAATCTGGAAATGCCCGCAACCCCGGATCGGGTGTGGCGCACGATCCACGCGACTTGA
- a CDS encoding HAMP domain-containing methyl-accepting chemotaxis protein → MSGRTASPSKRSLFPTLRFRAKIILGFAAVLVISAGSMAFAYFGFERVSSGVGSYRSSVSEADLARNIDRELLGYRSAVKFFVVTGKEEDAKAALDAEASLKAAIDLAVKSAKTPARQDGLDKLAKEFANFAATFAKVLQAKRDSTLLVQNQLSRQANLLKYKLDDIGNNASDSEAQSIEFGTKQVNAQFQTASAAATNFVLTSDQAIATSALARLKFVENSLGAVYSMDDKIVAGLKDAKTILVAYREALEKLIANAKMVDELVTEMSGSAGAILRGATAMKADLVAEQQRLDSESAATIGKTEQLVLMLAVGGTLLGAVLAFLLGTGISRPMIAMCKAMRELASGNFDVVLPGLGRKDEIGEMAGAVEEFKVQAVAKAERDAAASEAQNREQAASRRGELIRFADDFESAVGAIVSNVSASAVQLESSASTLTRTAETTQALSSQVAGVSEQASSNMQSVATATEELSASVEEIGRQVRDSSRIAEAAVVQAKETDGRIGKLSHAAQQIGEVVKLITAIAEQTNLLALNATIEAARAGEAGRGFAVVASEVKSLASQTAKATDEISSHITGMQGATAESVAAIKEIGATIGQISSISTSIASAVEQQGAATQEIARSVQTVAQGTQTAATDIGQVNRGAAETGSASEEVLNSAKTLSSESTRLRAELDRFMANIRAA, encoded by the coding sequence ATGTCCGGGCGTACCGCGTCGCCGTCTAAGCGCAGCTTGTTTCCAACCCTCCGGTTTCGCGCCAAGATCATCCTCGGTTTTGCCGCAGTGCTGGTGATCTCCGCCGGCAGCATGGCCTTCGCCTATTTCGGCTTCGAGCGGGTCTCATCCGGCGTAGGGTCCTATCGCTCGAGCGTCTCGGAGGCCGATCTCGCCCGCAACATCGACCGTGAGCTGCTCGGCTACCGCTCGGCCGTCAAATTTTTCGTCGTCACCGGCAAGGAAGAAGACGCCAAGGCGGCGCTGGATGCCGAAGCCAGCCTGAAGGCTGCCATCGACCTGGCCGTCAAGAGCGCCAAGACGCCGGCGCGGCAGGACGGCCTCGACAAGCTCGCCAAGGAGTTTGCGAACTTCGCCGCGACCTTCGCCAAGGTCCTCCAGGCCAAGCGCGACAGCACGCTGCTGGTGCAGAACCAGCTCTCGCGCCAGGCCAATCTGCTGAAGTACAAGCTTGATGACATCGGCAACAACGCCTCCGATTCCGAGGCGCAGTCGATCGAGTTCGGCACCAAGCAGGTCAACGCCCAGTTCCAGACCGCGAGCGCGGCGGCGACCAATTTCGTGCTGACGTCAGACCAGGCGATCGCGACCAGTGCTCTGGCGCGGCTGAAATTCGTCGAGAACTCGCTCGGCGCGGTCTATTCCATGGACGACAAGATCGTCGCCGGCCTGAAGGACGCCAAGACCATCCTCGTCGCCTACCGCGAAGCGCTGGAGAAGCTGATCGCCAACGCCAAGATGGTCGACGAGCTCGTCACCGAGATGAGCGGCTCGGCGGGCGCGATCCTGCGCGGCGCGACCGCGATGAAGGCGGATCTGGTTGCCGAGCAGCAGCGGCTCGATTCGGAATCGGCCGCGACGATCGGGAAGACCGAGCAATTGGTGCTGATGCTGGCCGTCGGCGGCACGCTGCTCGGTGCGGTCCTCGCCTTCCTGCTCGGCACCGGCATCTCGCGGCCGATGATCGCGATGTGCAAGGCGATGCGCGAGCTGGCCTCGGGCAATTTCGACGTCGTGCTGCCGGGCCTGGGCCGCAAGGACGAGATCGGGGAGATGGCCGGCGCGGTCGAGGAGTTCAAGGTTCAGGCGGTCGCCAAGGCGGAGCGCGATGCCGCCGCCAGCGAAGCCCAGAACCGGGAGCAGGCCGCAAGCCGCCGCGGCGAGCTGATCCGTTTTGCCGATGATTTCGAGAGCGCCGTCGGCGCCATCGTGTCCAACGTCTCGGCTTCCGCCGTGCAGCTCGAATCCTCGGCCTCCACGCTGACCCGCACGGCCGAGACCACGCAGGCCCTGTCGAGCCAGGTCGCCGGCGTTTCCGAGCAGGCTTCGAGCAACATGCAGTCGGTCGCAACCGCGACGGAAGAGCTCTCGGCCTCGGTCGAAGAGATCGGCCGCCAGGTCCGCGACTCCAGCCGGATCGCCGAGGCCGCCGTGGTGCAGGCCAAGGAGACCGACGGCCGCATCGGAAAACTCTCCCATGCCGCCCAGCAGATCGGCGAGGTGGTCAAGCTGATCACGGCGATTGCCGAGCAGACCAATCTACTGGCGCTCAATGCCACCATCGAGGCGGCCCGCGCCGGCGAGGCCGGCCGCGGCTTCGCCGTGGTCGCGAGCGAGGTGAAGTCGCTGGCCAGCCAGACGGCGAAAGCCACCGACGAGATTTCCTCGCACATCACGGGCATGCAGGGCGCCACCGCCGAGTCGGTCGCCGCGATCAAGGAGATCGGCGCGACCATCGGCCAGATCTCGTCGATCTCGACGTCGATTGCGAGTGCCGTCGAGCAGCAGGGCGCAGCGACCCAGGAGATCGCGCGCAGCGTCCAGACCGTCGCGCAGGGCACCCAGACCGCCGCGACCGACATCGGTCAGGTCAATCGCGGCGCGGCTGAGACCGGCTCGGCCTCGGAAGAGGTGCTGAACTCGGCGAAGACGCTGTCGTCCGAGAGCACCCGCCTCCGCGCCGAGCTCGATCGGTTCATGGCGAACATCCGGGCGGCGTAG
- a CDS encoding xanthine dehydrogenase family protein subunit M — protein sequence MYQTTYHRASSVDEAASLFGKSSEAKLLAGGQTLLPVMKQRLASPSDVIDLGKIKELIGVEASGDTLTIKAATPHYDVATSDAAKKAIPAVAYLASLIGDPAVRYRGTIGGSIANNDPAADYPAALLALGATVKTNKRSISAEDFFKGLFTTALEDGEIITAVSFPVPAKAGYAKMRHPASRFALTAVFVAQTKSGEIRVAATGASQSGVMRVGAIEAALKANWSPSAIDSVNIPASGLLADIHGTAEYRANLIKVMAQRAVAAAG from the coding sequence ATGTACCAGACCACATATCATCGCGCTTCCTCGGTCGACGAAGCTGCCAGCCTGTTCGGGAAAAGCAGCGAAGCGAAGTTGCTCGCGGGCGGCCAGACATTGCTGCCGGTGATGAAGCAGCGGCTTGCGAGCCCCTCCGATGTCATCGACCTCGGCAAGATCAAGGAGCTGATCGGCGTCGAGGCCTCGGGCGACACCCTGACAATCAAGGCCGCCACGCCGCATTATGATGTGGCGACCAGCGATGCCGCAAAGAAGGCGATCCCCGCGGTCGCCTATCTGGCCTCGCTGATCGGCGACCCCGCCGTGCGCTATCGCGGCACCATCGGCGGCTCGATCGCCAACAACGATCCGGCCGCGGACTATCCGGCTGCGCTGCTCGCGCTCGGCGCCACCGTGAAGACCAACAAACGATCGATCTCGGCGGAGGATTTCTTCAAGGGCCTGTTCACGACGGCGCTTGAAGACGGCGAGATCATCACCGCCGTATCGTTCCCGGTCCCCGCGAAAGCAGGCTATGCCAAGATGCGGCATCCCGCTTCGCGCTTCGCGCTGACCGCCGTCTTCGTCGCACAGACGAAGTCGGGCGAGATTCGCGTCGCCGCCACCGGCGCCTCGCAGAGCGGCGTGATGCGCGTGGGCGCCATCGAGGCTGCGCTGAAGGCGAACTGGTCGCCGTCGGCGATCGACAGTGTCAACATTCCGGCGAGCGGATTGTTGGCCGATATCCACGGCACGGCAGAGTACCGCGCCAATCTGATCAAGGTGATGGCACAGCGCGCGGTGGCTGCCGCCGGCTAA